The Collimonas fungivorans Ter331 genome has a segment encoding these proteins:
- a CDS encoding NAD(P)H-dependent glycerol-3-phosphate dehydrogenase: MNITVLGAGAWGTALAIALAQRHNVLLWGRNPDTMAAAAAQRENAAYLPGFALPETLSLSADFSEALAHVTTAAGATTAAPATQSEALLIVASSVSGLRELAQQLQAFPIPNIVWLCKGFEENTRLLPHQIVRQVLGDAIPAAALSGPSFAQEVARGLPCALSVASVHAGLCEQVVAAVHGGNIRVYSTDDLVGVEVGGAVKNILAIATGVADGLGLGLNARAALITRGLAEITRLGIALGGRSETFMGLSGVGDLILTCTGDLSRNRRVGLGLAQGKPLASIVTELGHVAEGVRCAAAVRALAQECGVDMPISNAVAGVLFDGDSLQSVMELLLSRNPREESA; encoded by the coding sequence ATGAACATCACTGTACTCGGCGCCGGCGCCTGGGGCACCGCGCTGGCGATCGCCTTGGCGCAGCGCCACAATGTGCTGCTGTGGGGGCGCAATCCGGACACCATGGCGGCGGCCGCCGCACAACGCGAAAACGCTGCTTACCTGCCCGGTTTTGCCTTGCCGGAAACGCTGTCCCTCAGCGCCGATTTTTCCGAAGCGCTTGCACATGTGACTACGGCTGCAGGTGCGACGACGGCTGCGCCAGCGACGCAGAGCGAAGCACTGCTGATCGTTGCTTCGTCCGTCTCCGGTCTGCGCGAACTGGCGCAGCAGCTGCAAGCTTTCCCTATCCCGAATATCGTCTGGCTGTGCAAGGGTTTTGAAGAAAACACACGCCTGCTGCCGCACCAGATCGTGCGTCAGGTGCTGGGCGACGCGATTCCAGCCGCAGCGCTGTCGGGGCCGTCTTTTGCTCAGGAAGTCGCGCGCGGCCTGCCGTGCGCCTTGTCGGTCGCCAGCGTCCATGCGGGACTGTGCGAACAGGTGGTGGCGGCGGTCCACGGCGGCAATATCCGCGTCTATTCAACCGACGACCTGGTCGGCGTCGAAGTCGGCGGCGCGGTGAAGAATATCCTGGCAATCGCCACCGGCGTGGCCGATGGCCTCGGACTCGGCCTGAATGCGCGGGCCGCCCTGATCACCCGCGGCCTGGCGGAAATCACCCGGCTCGGCATTGCGCTCGGCGGCCGCAGCGAAACCTTCATGGGCTTGTCGGGGGTCGGCGACCTGATCCTGACCTGCACCGGCGACCTGTCGCGCAATCGGCGGGTCGGCCTGGGCCTGGCGCAAGGCAAGCCGCTGGCTTCGATCGTCACCGAACTCGGCCATGTCGCCGAGGGCGTGCGTTGCGCCGCCGCGGTGCGCGCGCTGGCGCAGGAGTGCGGGGTCGATATGCCGATCAGCAATGCGGTGGCCGGCGTTTTATTCGACGGCGATTCGCTGCAGTCGGTAATGGAGCTGCTGCTGTCGCGCAATCCGCGCGAAGAGTCCGCGTAA
- a CDS encoding SH3 domain-containing protein encodes MVLYDAPSEKGRRVAVAPRGMPVEVVLTYGEWTKVRDASGDLSWLQSKGLVAKRNLQVSIANAKIRANPDDAAAVVFTADKGVLLELVDPVASGWAKVRHRDGQAGYVKATEVWGD; translated from the coding sequence GTGGTGTTGTACGATGCGCCATCCGAAAAAGGCCGGCGGGTAGCGGTCGCGCCGCGCGGCATGCCGGTCGAAGTAGTGCTGACCTATGGCGAGTGGACCAAGGTGCGCGACGCCAGCGGCGATTTGTCGTGGCTGCAGTCCAAGGGACTGGTCGCCAAGCGCAACCTGCAGGTCAGTATCGCCAACGCCAAGATCCGGGCCAATCCCGACGATGCCGCGGCTGTCGTGTTTACCGCCGACAAGGGCGTGCTCCTGGAACTGGTTGACCCGGTAGCGTCCGGCTGGGCCAAGGTGCGCCATCGCGACGGCCAGGCCGGATATGTCAAGGCGACCGAGGTCTGGGGCGATTGA
- the secB gene encoding protein-export chaperone SecB — MAEENQQAEQQPVFQIQRVYLKDLSLEQPNSPAIFLEQEAPQIEVAVDVGAEALAEGIFESTVTVTVTAKVKDKVAFLVEGKQAGIFELRNIPTEQLDPLLGIGCPNIVYPYLRANLADAITRAGFPPIHLAEINFEVFYQQRLQALAEQQQKGSGDSIAVDGTSAIN; from the coding sequence ATGGCTGAAGAGAACCAACAAGCTGAACAACAACCGGTGTTCCAGATTCAACGCGTTTACCTGAAAGATTTGTCGCTTGAACAACCGAATTCGCCGGCCATTTTCCTCGAGCAGGAAGCTCCGCAAATCGAAGTAGCGGTGGATGTCGGCGCTGAAGCGCTGGCCGAAGGCATTTTCGAGTCGACTGTCACGGTGACCGTCACCGCCAAGGTGAAAGACAAGGTAGCGTTCCTGGTCGAAGGCAAGCAAGCCGGCATTTTCGAGCTGCGCAATATCCCGACCGAACAGCTGGACCCGCTGCTCGGCATCGGCTGCCCGAACATCGTCTATCCTTATCTGCGCGCCAACCTGGCGGACGCTATCACGCGCGCCGGTTTCCCGCCTATCCACCTGGCCGAAATCAATTTTGAAGTGTTCTATCAACAACGCCTGCAAGCGCTGGCCGAACAGCAGCAAAAAGGCAGCGGCGACAGCATTGCGGTTGACGGTACTTCGGCGATCAACTGA
- the grxC gene encoding glutaredoxin 3 yields MTAHVVMYSTAVCPYCIRAEQLLKAKGVEDIEKIRIDLDPAQRDTMMQKTGRRTVPQIYIGATHVGGFDDLHALDRDGKLEPLLQSA; encoded by the coding sequence ATGACTGCCCATGTAGTAATGTATAGCACTGCTGTGTGCCCATATTGCATCCGCGCCGAACAATTGCTGAAGGCGAAAGGCGTGGAGGATATCGAAAAGATCCGGATCGACCTCGATCCGGCGCAGCGCGACACGATGATGCAAAAGACCGGCCGCCGCACCGTGCCGCAAATTTATATCGGCGCGACCCATGTCGGCGGCTTTGACGACTTGCATGCGCTGGATCGCGATGGCAAGCTGGAGCCCTTGCTGCAAAGTGCCTGA
- a CDS encoding rhodanese-like domain-containing protein, translating into MKFLIDNIFLFAVAILSGGALLLPLLQKRGNRVSTLQATQLINQGKTLVLDVRDSDAFAAAHLIDAKNIPLKDLPQRMVELEKFKAKNVLVVCQTGNQATKAVAQLGQAGFAQAYNLEGGIAAWQTQGLPTVK; encoded by the coding sequence GTGAAATTCTTGATTGATAACATTTTTCTGTTCGCAGTAGCAATTTTGTCGGGCGGCGCACTGCTGCTGCCCTTGTTGCAAAAACGCGGTAACCGGGTGTCGACTTTACAGGCTACCCAGCTGATTAACCAAGGCAAGACACTGGTGCTCGATGTACGCGACAGCGATGCTTTCGCCGCCGCCCACCTGATCGACGCCAAGAATATCCCCTTGAAAGACTTGCCGCAGCGCATGGTCGAACTGGAGAAGTTTAAAGCAAAGAACGTGTTGGTGGTATGCCAGACTGGCAACCAGGCTACCAAGGCTGTCGCCCAGCTGGGGCAAGCGGGTTTTGCCCAGGCCTATAACCTGGAAGGCGGCATCGCCGCCTGGCAGACCCAGGGCCTGCCTACCGTCAAATAA
- the gpmA gene encoding 2,3-diphosphoglycerate-dependent phosphoglycerate mutase, translating to MYKLVLMRHGESTWNLANRFTGWVDVDLTEKGVAEARQAGQLLKEAGFTFDLAYTSVLKRAIRTLWGTLDEMDLMWLPVRHHWRLNERHYGALQGLNKAETAAKYGDEQVMVWRRSYDTPPMPLEPGDPRTSYDDPRYAGLKREEIPLTECLKDTVARVLPFWNDEIAPSIRSGKRIIISAHGNSLRALIKMLDGISDQDIVGLNIPNGQPLVYELDADLKPIKSYYLGDQAAIAAAMNAVASQGKAK from the coding sequence ATGTACAAACTCGTATTGATGCGCCACGGCGAATCCACCTGGAACCTGGCTAACCGCTTCACCGGCTGGGTCGACGTCGACCTTACCGAAAAAGGCGTGGCTGAAGCTAGGCAGGCAGGCCAGCTGCTGAAAGAAGCCGGTTTCACTTTCGACCTGGCCTACACCTCGGTACTGAAACGCGCGATCCGCACCCTGTGGGGCACGCTCGACGAGATGGACCTGATGTGGCTGCCGGTCAGGCATCACTGGCGCCTGAACGAACGCCACTATGGCGCCCTGCAAGGCTTGAACAAGGCGGAAACCGCGGCCAAATACGGCGACGAACAGGTCATGGTGTGGCGCCGCAGCTATGACACGCCGCCGATGCCGCTGGAACCGGGCGATCCGCGCACTTCCTACGACGATCCGCGCTACGCCGGCCTGAAACGCGAGGAAATCCCACTGACCGAATGCCTGAAAGATACGGTAGCGCGCGTCTTGCCGTTCTGGAACGATGAAATCGCACCGTCCATCCGCAGCGGCAAGCGCATCATCATTTCAGCCCATGGCAACAGCCTGCGCGCCCTGATCAAGATGCTGGACGGCATCAGCGACCAGGACATCGTCGGCCTTAACATCCCCAACGGCCAGCCATTGGTATACGAACTGGACGCCGACCTGAAACCGATCAAGAGCTATTACCTTGGCGACCAGGCGGCGATAGCAGCGGCGATGAACGCCGTCGCCAGCCAGGGGAAAGCGAAATAA
- a CDS encoding murein hydrolase activator EnvC family protein: MALLLAAALAATLPLGAGAAVKITERSKQKQAAEAQRADLRQKLDNLKRDISQTETEKDNASDALADSEAAVSKATRSLRDLSAEQKQTEAKLAKLAKQHDELSKTVVRQQNQLADLLRQQYVAGNEDRIKLLLSGDNPNRINRDLQYLGYVSQAQARLLESLRANLAAVEANQTEAQDAKDDLDEIAQEQRDQKNLLEKEKAKRATLLTQLSSKLASQRKEAGNIQRDDQRLSGLVDKLAQLIEAQKKTEAAAREKLRQQQLAQAQAKAQAQAARERERQRLLEQQRAAQAGKPPVAASSPTGPTPAGPKVPNPDAIDDDQPPPVAAPATPAPAPLARNELTPEADSAYGKPFESLRGQLRLPVRGDVMARFGSKRGDGPSWKGLFIRTPEGSEVKAVAAGRVVFSDWLRGFGNLIIVDHGNQYMTIYGNNQALLKRPGDAVKAGDVIASAGNSGGNEQSGLYFEIRHQGRAFDPLGWVTTR, from the coding sequence TTGGCATTGTTGCTGGCGGCGGCGCTGGCGGCAACCCTGCCCCTGGGCGCCGGCGCCGCTGTCAAAATCACCGAGCGCAGCAAGCAGAAGCAGGCGGCGGAGGCGCAGCGCGCCGACCTGCGGCAAAAACTGGACAACCTCAAGCGCGACATCAGCCAGACCGAAACCGAAAAAGACAACGCCAGCGACGCCCTGGCCGATTCCGAAGCAGCGGTTTCCAAGGCCACCCGTTCCCTGCGCGATCTAAGCGCGGAACAAAAACAGACCGAAGCCAAGCTGGCCAAGCTGGCGAAACAGCATGACGAACTGAGCAAGACCGTGGTCCGGCAACAGAATCAGCTGGCCGACCTGCTGCGCCAGCAATACGTTGCCGGCAACGAAGACCGCATCAAGCTGCTGCTGTCGGGCGACAACCCGAACCGCATCAATCGCGACCTGCAATACCTGGGTTACGTCTCGCAGGCGCAAGCGCGCCTGCTGGAATCGCTGCGCGCCAACCTGGCCGCGGTGGAAGCCAACCAGACCGAAGCCCAGGACGCCAAGGACGACCTGGACGAAATTGCCCAGGAACAGCGCGATCAAAAGAACCTGCTGGAAAAGGAAAAAGCCAAGCGCGCCACCCTGCTGACCCAGCTGTCGAGCAAGCTGGCAAGCCAGCGCAAGGAAGCCGGCAATATCCAGCGCGACGACCAGCGCCTGTCAGGCCTGGTCGACAAGCTGGCGCAACTGATCGAAGCGCAAAAGAAAACCGAGGCCGCGGCCCGCGAGAAACTGCGCCAGCAGCAACTGGCCCAGGCGCAAGCCAAGGCCCAAGCCCAGGCAGCCCGCGAACGCGAACGTCAGCGCCTGCTTGAGCAGCAGCGCGCGGCCCAGGCCGGGAAACCGCCGGTCGCCGCATCGAGCCCGACCGGACCTACCCCGGCAGGACCCAAGGTCCCCAATCCGGATGCGATCGATGACGATCAGCCGCCACCAGTAGCCGCGCCAGCCACGCCGGCCCCGGCGCCGCTGGCGCGCAATGAACTGACGCCGGAAGCAGACAGCGCCTACGGCAAGCCGTTCGAATCCCTGCGCGGCCAGCTCCGGCTGCCGGTGCGCGGCGACGTCATGGCCCGCTTCGGCAGCAAGCGCGGCGACGGTCCGAGCTGGAAAGGCTTGTTCATCCGTACCCCGGAAGGCAGCGAAGTAAAAGCGGTTGCCGCCGGCCGCGTGGTGTTTTCCGACTGGCTGCGCGGCTTCGGCAACCTGATCATTGTCGACCACGGCAACCAGTACATGACGATTTACGGTAATAATCAGGCATTATTGAAACGTCCCGGAGATGCCGTGAAAGCCGGCGACGTAATTGCCAGCGCCGGCAATAGCGGCGGCAATGAACAATCGGGTTTATACTTTGAAATTCGGCATCAGGGCCGTGCGTTTGACCCACTCGGATGGGTAACTACTAGGTGA
- a CDS encoding S41 family peptidase has translation MGSKLKNIGLISLGVIAGIGASIQFDAIAQKSAAAPLPLEELRQLADVFGLIKSDYVEPADDKKLLTEAISGMVASLDPHSAYLDKKAYKELRESTQGKFVGLGIEVGMEDGYIKVVSPIEDSPAYRAGIKAGDLITRLDSTPVKGLTLEQAVKRMRGEPNTKIALTISRKDEDKPLIFSITRQEIRVQSVKGKVIEPGYAWLRVTQFQEPTVDDMAKKIAAIYAQEPNLKGLVLDLRNDPGGVLPGAIGVSAAFLPKDSVVVTTNGQLPSSKASFYAKREYYANPGNDPLARLPEALKKVPMVVLVNTGSASASEIVAGALQDYKRATIMGTQTFGKGSVQSVIALPPDRNTAVKLTTARYYTPNGRSIQAKGIVPDVMVDEYADGDGLNGLRLREADLTKHLSNDTDKGPEVKAPKVDELEEAQRIAAAEKKRKPLEFGSKDDFQLAQALNQLKGLPVQVSKVKPDNRSEGDKDSKPSKDDKPAPADGAIIRKDEPKDEKK, from the coding sequence ATGGGCAGTAAACTCAAGAATATCGGTCTAATCAGTCTTGGCGTCATCGCAGGGATAGGCGCCTCCATCCAGTTCGATGCCATTGCGCAGAAAAGTGCCGCAGCGCCATTGCCGCTGGAGGAGTTGCGGCAGCTGGCCGATGTTTTCGGCCTGATCAAGTCCGATTACGTGGAGCCGGCCGACGACAAGAAACTGCTGACCGAAGCCATTTCGGGCATGGTGGCCTCGCTCGACCCGCATTCCGCCTACCTCGACAAGAAGGCCTACAAGGAGCTGCGCGAGAGCACCCAGGGCAAGTTTGTCGGCCTGGGCATCGAAGTCGGCATGGAAGACGGCTACATCAAGGTGGTGTCGCCGATCGAGGATTCGCCGGCCTACCGCGCCGGGATCAAGGCCGGCGACCTGATCACCCGCCTCGATTCCACCCCGGTCAAGGGCCTGACCCTGGAGCAGGCGGTCAAGCGCATGCGCGGCGAGCCCAACACCAAGATCGCCCTGACCATCTCGCGCAAGGATGAAGACAAGCCGCTGATCTTCAGCATCACGCGCCAGGAAATCCGCGTGCAAAGCGTGAAAGGCAAAGTGATCGAGCCGGGTTATGCCTGGCTGCGCGTGACCCAGTTCCAGGAACCGACGGTGGATGACATGGCCAAGAAAATCGCCGCCATCTACGCCCAGGAGCCGAACCTGAAGGGCCTGGTGCTGGATTTGCGCAACGATCCGGGCGGCGTATTGCCGGGTGCGATCGGCGTTTCCGCAGCTTTCCTGCCGAAGGATTCGGTGGTGGTCACCACCAACGGCCAGCTGCCAAGCTCCAAGGCTTCGTTCTACGCCAAACGCGAGTATTACGCCAACCCGGGCAATGACCCGCTGGCGCGCCTGCCGGAAGCGCTGAAGAAAGTGCCGATGGTAGTGCTGGTCAATACCGGTTCCGCCTCCGCTTCGGAAATCGTGGCCGGCGCCCTGCAAGACTATAAGCGCGCCACCATCATGGGCACACAGACCTTCGGCAAGGGTTCGGTGCAATCGGTGATCGCCCTGCCGCCGGACCGCAATACCGCAGTCAAGCTGACCACCGCCCGTTACTACACACCGAACGGCCGCTCGATCCAGGCCAAGGGCATCGTGCCGGACGTGATGGTGGATGAATACGCCGACGGCGACGGCCTGAACGGCCTGCGCCTGCGCGAAGCCGACCTGACCAAGCACCTGAGCAACGATACCGACAAGGGTCCGGAAGTCAAGGCGCCCAAGGTCGACGAGCTGGAAGAAGCGCAACGCATTGCCGCCGCCGAAAAGAAACGCAAGCCATTGGAGTTCGGCAGCAAGGACGATTTCCAGCTGGCCCAGGCCTTGAATCAGCTGAAGGGATTGCCGGTGCAGGTATCCAAGGTGAAACCTGACAACCGTTCGGAAGGCGACAAGGACAGCAAGCCGTCGAAAGACGACAAGCCAGCCCCGGCGGACGGCGCCATCATCCGCAAGGATGAACCGAAGGACGAAAAAAAATAA
- a CDS encoding HesA/MoeB/ThiF family protein, with the protein MNDQQLLRYSRHILLDDIDIAGQEKFLAAHALIIGAGGLGSPVAMYLASAGVGRITLVDNDSVDLTNLQRQILHTSDRIGQAKVASGKTALAQINPDIQVAALAERADQARLGELIGAADVVIDCSDNFATRQAINSACVAHQVPLVSGAAIQFDGQLSVFDARDPSSPCYACLFPPDREFEEVACSTMGVFAPLVGIIGSMQAAEALKLIAGIGTSLSGFLLMLDARSMEWTRIGVARDASCPVCGQRSHS; encoded by the coding sequence ATGAACGACCAGCAACTACTCCGTTATTCGCGCCACATCCTGCTGGATGACATCGACATAGCCGGCCAGGAAAAATTCCTGGCGGCGCACGCGCTGATCATCGGCGCCGGCGGCCTCGGTTCGCCGGTGGCCATGTATCTGGCGTCGGCCGGCGTCGGCCGCATCACGCTGGTGGATAACGACAGCGTCGACCTGACCAACCTGCAGCGGCAGATCCTCCATACCAGCGACCGGATCGGCCAGGCCAAGGTGGCGTCCGGCAAAACCGCGCTGGCGCAAATCAATCCCGACATCCAGGTGGCGGCGCTGGCGGAACGTGCCGACCAGGCGCGTCTCGGCGAACTGATCGGCGCTGCCGATGTGGTGATCGACTGCAGCGACAACTTCGCCACGCGGCAAGCCATCAACAGCGCTTGCGTCGCCCATCAGGTGCCGCTGGTTTCGGGTGCGGCGATCCAGTTCGACGGCCAGCTGAGCGTGTTCGACGCGCGCGACCCCAGCTCCCCCTGTTACGCCTGCCTGTTCCCGCCGGACCGGGAATTCGAAGAAGTCGCCTGTTCCACCATGGGCGTCTTCGCGCCGCTGGTCGGCATCATCGGCAGCATGCAGGCGGCCGAAGCGCTCAAGCTGATCGCCGGCATCGGCACCTCCCTGTCCGGTTTCCTGCTGATGCTGGATGCGCGCAGCATGGAATGGACCCGTATCGGCGTCGCCCGCGATGCAAGCTGCCCGGTTTGCGGACAACGCAGCCATTCCTGA
- a CDS encoding alkaline phosphatase D family protein, with the protein MKRRQFLKGSAFFTVVAASTGLLSACGGSTSDGSTGKFAFPQGIASGDPKENSIVFWARVVRNNGAIAADAIAVRLEVSATPDFSALAAQANLNAVADYDFTVRAKITQLKPDTAYYYRFTAGSDVSVVAQTKTAPLASASNSQVRFAWFTCQDWSVNHWQAMSLLAQENLDFVVHVGDYIYETVGASFQTGGAEPAHQPITLPNGLAHPGGGVYANTVNDYRTLYRTYKTDARLQGIHHKFPVIAIWDDHEFSDDCWQDHQVYTNQNKQETTRRRSATQAWAEYTPIDFGDLSFDLNNSSYQNIRIYRDFRFGQLVHLVMTDERLYRDDHIVSEQSVAQQAGHDPVNGDDSIGARYFVPRATLLQMEAQETAKLGRPPSILGTTQTQWWKDTLKNSDATWKVWGNEIMLNRMWADLSPPALGIPAPYNQLYVINCDSWDGYPSHKAELLSYLDTQNIKNVVAITGDLHAFQCGVVRANPADPGSTPVLVDFLAAGISSQSFYNYIKSGAATVNPLLGALVQTPQIFDSLLKGFNPDFAYVDHDAQGYASATVTSDNIVVVFNKVKPLAADNSAPQQPLLKRTRITLAKGSTIPQIEDNI; encoded by the coding sequence ATGAAACGCAGACAGTTTTTGAAGGGTTCGGCATTTTTTACGGTGGTTGCGGCAAGCACGGGATTGCTGAGCGCATGCGGCGGCAGCACCAGCGATGGCAGCACGGGGAAATTCGCGTTTCCTCAGGGCATTGCTTCTGGCGACCCGAAGGAAAACAGCATAGTGTTCTGGGCCCGCGTAGTGCGCAACAATGGCGCCATCGCCGCAGATGCAATTGCCGTACGGCTGGAAGTCTCGGCCACGCCAGACTTTTCCGCTCTGGCTGCGCAAGCCAACCTAAACGCCGTCGCCGACTATGACTTCACGGTGCGCGCGAAAATAACGCAGCTCAAGCCCGACACCGCTTATTACTACCGTTTTACCGCCGGCAGCGACGTCAGCGTAGTCGCCCAGACCAAAACCGCGCCGCTCGCCAGCGCCAGCAACAGCCAGGTGCGCTTCGCCTGGTTCACCTGCCAGGACTGGTCGGTCAACCACTGGCAGGCCATGTCCCTGCTGGCGCAGGAAAACCTGGATTTTGTGGTGCACGTCGGCGACTACATCTACGAAACCGTGGGTGCTTCATTCCAGACCGGCGGCGCCGAACCGGCGCACCAGCCGATCACCTTGCCCAACGGCCTGGCCCACCCGGGCGGCGGCGTGTACGCCAATACGGTCAACGATTACCGCACCCTGTACCGCACTTACAAGACCGACGCGCGCCTGCAGGGCATCCATCACAAATTCCCGGTGATTGCGATCTGGGACGACCACGAATTCTCCGACGACTGCTGGCAGGACCACCAGGTCTACACCAACCAGAACAAGCAGGAAACGACGCGCCGGCGCAGCGCCACCCAAGCCTGGGCCGAATACACGCCTATCGATTTCGGCGACCTGTCGTTCGACCTCAACAACAGCAGCTACCAGAACATCCGCATCTACCGCGATTTCCGCTTCGGCCAGCTGGTGCACCTGGTGATGACCGACGAGCGCCTGTACCGGGACGACCACATCGTCAGCGAACAGTCGGTGGCGCAGCAGGCCGGGCATGATCCGGTCAACGGCGACGATTCGATAGGCGCACGCTACTTCGTGCCGCGCGCCACCCTGCTGCAGATGGAAGCGCAGGAAACCGCCAAGCTGGGACGACCGCCGTCGATACTCGGCACCACCCAGACGCAATGGTGGAAAGACACCCTGAAGAATTCGGACGCAACCTGGAAAGTATGGGGCAATGAAATCATGCTGAACCGCATGTGGGCTGACCTGTCGCCGCCGGCGCTGGGCATCCCGGCGCCCTACAACCAGCTGTATGTGATCAACTGCGATTCATGGGACGGTTATCCCAGCCACAAGGCCGAGCTGCTGTCTTACCTGGATACGCAAAACATCAAGAACGTGGTGGCCATCACAGGCGACCTGCATGCCTTCCAGTGCGGCGTGGTGCGCGCCAATCCGGCCGATCCGGGCAGCACCCCGGTGCTGGTGGATTTCCTGGCGGCAGGCATCAGCAGCCAGTCGTTTTACAACTACATCAAATCCGGCGCGGCGACAGTCAATCCCTTGCTCGGCGCGCTGGTGCAGACGCCGCAGATCTTCGACAGCCTGTTAAAGGGATTCAATCCCGACTTTGCCTACGTCGACCACGATGCCCAGGGCTACGCCTCGGCCACCGTGACCAGCGACAACATTGTAGTGGTGTTCAACAAGGTGAAACCGCTCGCCGCGGATAACAGCGCGCCGCAGCAACCGTTGTTGAAACGCACCCGCATCACGCTGGCAAAGGGTTCGACCATTCCGCAAATCGAAGACAACATCTGA
- a CDS encoding 6,7-dimethyl-8-ribityllumazine synthase has product MQQQHNPAVDRSKTPCGERIAFIQAGWHRDIVDQCRIAFIAEIAKAGYSEQDIDFFEVAGAFEIPLHAKLLANSSRYAAVVATGLVVDGGIYRHEFVAQAVISGLMQVQLETGVPVLSAVLTPHHFHAGEEHHKYFFEHFLVKGAEAARACADTIQKLRLLKSGQPAVRALHSA; this is encoded by the coding sequence ATGCAACAGCAGCACAATCCCGCAGTCGATAGATCAAAAACGCCCTGCGGTGAACGCATCGCTTTCATCCAGGCCGGCTGGCACCGCGACATCGTGGATCAATGCCGGATCGCCTTCATCGCTGAAATCGCCAAGGCCGGCTACAGCGAACAGGACATCGATTTCTTCGAAGTCGCCGGCGCTTTCGAGATTCCCTTGCACGCCAAGCTGCTGGCTAACAGCAGCCGTTATGCCGCCGTGGTGGCGACCGGGCTGGTGGTGGACGGCGGCATCTATCGCCATGAGTTCGTGGCGCAGGCGGTGATCAGCGGCCTGATGCAAGTGCAGCTGGAAACCGGCGTGCCGGTGCTGTCGGCAGTATTGACGCCGCATCATTTCCACGCCGGCGAAGAGCATCATAAATATTTCTTCGAGCATTTCCTGGTGAAGGGCGCGGAAGCTGCGCGCGCCTGCGCCGACACCATCCAGAAACTGCGGCTCCTGAAATCCGGCCAGCCTGCCGTACGCGCCTTGCACAGCGCCTGA
- a CDS encoding ABC transporter ATP-binding protein produces the protein MSNHAASPVLDVADLHVAYGKVEALHGASLQVGAGQIVTVIGPNGAGKSTMLNAIAGAMPNNGSMRGKVRLLGENIDGMAVETRVARGMCLVPETRELFASMTVQDNLLLGGYRRYKAGDRAYADQMAVVYELFPRLQERRRQQAGSLSGGERQMLALGRALMAKPQLLMLDEPSLGLAPLIVKEIFHIIVNLKQTGVAILLVEQNARAALQVADYAYVLETGDMVLQGPAAELAHDPKVIDTYLGLAKKSG, from the coding sequence ATGAGTAATCATGCTGCTTCTCCAGTGCTTGACGTCGCCGACCTGCACGTTGCCTACGGCAAGGTGGAAGCCTTGCACGGCGCCAGCCTGCAAGTCGGCGCCGGCCAGATCGTGACCGTGATCGGCCCCAACGGCGCCGGCAAGTCGACCATGCTGAATGCGATCGCCGGCGCCATGCCGAACAACGGCAGCATGCGCGGCAAGGTCCGTCTGCTGGGTGAAAATATCGACGGCATGGCGGTCGAAACCCGGGTTGCGCGCGGCATGTGCCTGGTGCCGGAAACGCGCGAACTGTTTGCCAGCATGACGGTGCAAGACAATCTGCTGCTGGGTGGCTACCGCCGCTACAAGGCCGGCGACCGCGCTTACGCCGACCAGATGGCAGTGGTGTACGAGCTGTTCCCGCGCCTGCAGGAGAGGCGCCGCCAGCAGGCCGGCAGCCTGTCCGGCGGCGAACGGCAGATGCTGGCGCTGGGGCGGGCCTTGATGGCCAAGCCGCAGCTGCTGATGCTGGACGAGCCCAGCCTCGGCCTGGCGCCGCTGATCGTGAAAGAGATTTTCCACATCATCGTGAACCTGAAGCAGACCGGGGTGGCGATCCTGCTGGTCGAGCAAAACGCCCGCGCCGCCTTGCAGGTTGCCGATTACGCCTATGTACTGGAAACCGGCGACATGGTGCTGCAGGGACCGGCGGCGGAACTGGCGCACGATCCGAAGGTGATAGACACTTATCTCGGGCTGGCGAAAAAAAGCGGCTGA